One Diospyros lotus cultivar Yz01 chromosome 1, ASM1463336v1, whole genome shotgun sequence genomic window carries:
- the LOC127795947 gene encoding cationic amino acid transporter 7, chloroplastic-like, with protein sequence MDGHGSSFSSFKSYGHALSQTPARFARRAASVSTSFEEMSRVRARSGTDMRRSLRWFDLVGFGLGGMVGAGVFVTTGRASRLLAGPAIVLSYAIAGICALLSAFCYTEFAVDMPVAGGAFSYIRVTFGEFAAFLTGANLIIDYVLSNAAVARSFTSYLSTAVGLSTAVKWRLTVAALPKGFNEIDFVAVAVVLSITLIICYSTRESSVLNMTLTALHILFIVFVIVVGFYRGNWKNFTQPAEPAHPGGFFPFGAAGVFNGAAMVYLSYIGYDAVSTLAEEVRNPVKDIPIGVSGSVILVTILYCLMAASMSMLLPYDMIDVESPYAAAFKAGSEGWRWASNVIGVGASFGILTSMLVAMMGQARYMCVIGRSGVVPSWFARVHHRTSTPLNASAFLGVCTAAIALFTDLDVLLNLVSIGTLFVFYMVANAVIYRRYVSVGTTNPWPTLSFLICFSLASVIFTLVWHFIPSGKPKGFMLGTCTMIAIAVIQLFHCVVPQTRKPEFWGVPLMPWIPSISIFLNIFLLGSLDGPSYVRFGFFSVVAVLIYVLYSVHASFDADGDGSLSQKNGEIMKESNESEDHTINEV encoded by the exons ATGGACGGCCATGGCTCCTCTTTCTCCAGCTTCAAATCCTACGGCCACGCCCTCTCCCAAACGCCCGCCCGCTTCGCTCGCCGTGCCGCTTCTGTCTCCACCTCCTTTGAGGAGATGAGCCGGGTCCGGGCCCGCTCCGGCACCGACATGCGCCGGAGCCTCCGCTGGTTCGACCTCGTCGGATTCGGCCTCGGAGGGATGGTCGGCGCCGGCGTCTTCGTCACCACTGGCCGCGCCAGTCGCCTCTTGGCCGGCCCCGCAATCGTCCTCTCCTACGCCATTGCCGGCATCTGCGCCCTCCTTTCCGCCTTCTGCTACACTGAGTTCGCCGTCGACATGCCCGTCGCCGGCGGCGCCTTCAGCTACATCCGAGTCACCTTCG GGGAATTTGCGGCATTTCTCACCGGCGCGAACCTAATAATCGACTACGTCCTGTCGAACGCCGCCGTGGCCCGGAGCTTTACGTCGTACCTGAGCACCGCCGTTGGCCTATCGACGGCGGTGAAATGGCGGCTCACGGTCGCCGCTCTCCCCAAGGGCTTCAACGAGATCGATTTCGTCGCCGTCGCCGTTGTACTCTCCATCACTCTCATTATCTGTTACAG CACAAGAGAGAGCTCGGTGCTGAACATGACGTTGACGGCGCTCCACATTCTGTTCATAGTGTTCGTGATCGTCGTCGGCTTCTACAGAGGTAACTGGAAGAACTTCACGCAGCCGGCGGAGCCGGCTCACCCCGGCGGCTTCTTCCCCTTCGGAGCTGCTGGCGTGTTCAACGGCGCCGCCATGGTCTACCTAAGCTACATCGGCTACGACGCCGTTTCTACCTTGGCCGAAGAAGTCCGTAACCCGGTCAAGGATATCCCCATCGGTGTCTCGGGTTCCGTTATCCTCGTCACCATTCTTTACTGCTTGATGGCCGCTTCCATGTCCATGCTCCTCCCTTATGATATG ATCGATGTGGAGTCGCCGTACGCGGCGGCGTTCAAGGCGGGGTCGGAGGGGTGGAGATGGGCGTCGAACGTGATCGGGGTGGGGGCCAGCTTCGGGATTCTGACGTCGATGCTGGTGGCGATGATGGGTCAGGCGCGGTACATGTGCGTGATCGGACGGTCTGGAGTGGTCCCATCGTGGTTCGCTAGGGTCCACCACAGGACATCCACGCCGCTCAATGCTTCTGCTTTTCTCG GAGTATGCACGGCTGCTATTGCGCTTTTCACCGATCTAGACGTCCTCCTCAACCTTGTATCAATTGGTACCCTTTTCGTCTTCTACATGGTGGCAAATGCAGTAATCTACCGGCGCTATGTCTCGGTGGGGACTACAAATCCATGGCCTACGTTGTCCTTCCTAATCTGCTTCTCCCTCGCATCCGTCATATTCACCCTGGTTTGGCACTTCATTCCATCAGGCAAGCCCAAGGGGTTCATGCTCGGGACCTGCACCATGATCGCGATCGCAGTCATTCAACTGTTCCATTGCGTAGTCCCACAGACTCGAAAACCGGAGTTCTGGGGGGTCCCCTTAATGCCCTGGATACCGTCTATCTCAATCTTTCTCAACATCTTCTTATTGGGTTCTCTTGATGGGCCATCTTACGTGAGGTTCGGATTCTTTTCTGTCGTGGCGGTGCTTATATATGTGCTATATAGTGTTCATGCTAGCTTTGATGCTGACGGGGATGGTAGTCTTAGTCAAAAGAATGGTGAAATCATGAAGGAATCAAATGAAAGTGAGGACCACACTATCAACGAAGTGTAA
- the LOC127795011 gene encoding 40S ribosomal protein S17, which translates to MGRVRTKTVKKSSRQVIERYYSKMTLDFHTNKKILEEVAIIPSKRLRNKIAGFSTHLMKRIQKGSVRGISLKLQEEERERRMDFVPDESAIKTDVIEVDKETIDMLSALGMGDLPGVVKSTVEPQSLPPVASFGRGGPRRY; encoded by the coding sequence ATGGGTCGTGTGCGCACGAAGACTGTGAAAAAGTCCTCCCGACAGGTGATCGAGAGGTATTACTCCAAGATGACCTTGGATTTCCACACAAACAAGAAGATATTGGAGGAGGTTGCTATAATCCCCTCCAAGCGTCTCCGAAACAAGATTGCTGGCTTCTCCACTCATCTCATGAAAAGAATCCAGAAAGGTTCTGTTCGTGGAATCTCGTTGAAACTGCAAGAAGAGGAGCGCGAGCGGCGCATGGACTTCGTGCCTGATGAGTCTGCCATCAAAACTGATGTTATTGAGGTTGACAAGGAGACCATTGACATGCTTTCTGCCCTTGGCATGGGCGACCTCCCTGGGGTTGTCAAATCAACCGTTGAACCACAATCTTTACCTCCTGTTGCTTCTTTTGGTCGCGGTGGACCGAGGAGGTACTAG